The Faecalibacterium sp. I3-3-89 sequence AGGAGGTCATCGTCCGCGAGATCGACTGCGGCACCACCGACGGCCTCTGGGTCTCCGAGATCCACGAGGGCAAGGAGAAGATCGAGAGCTTCCGGGAGCGCATCATCGGCCGTTACGCCGTGGGCGATGTCATCGACCCCGTCACCGGCAAGGTCATCGTTCCCGAGGGCAAGATGATCGACCTCTACGATGCCAACGACATCGAGGCTGCAGGCATCACCAAGCTGAAGATCCGCAGCCTGCTGACCTGCCGCGCCAAGATCGGCGTCTGCGCACACTGCTACGGCAGCGATATGGCAAACGGTGAGCCGGTCCAGCTGGGCGAGTCCATCGGCGTCATCGCTGCAGAGTCCATCGGCGAGCCGGGCACTCAGCTGACCATGCGTACCTTCCATACCGGCGGTATCGCATCGGCTGAGGATATTACGCAGGGTCTTCCCCGTGTCGAGGAGCTGTTCGAGAGCCGCCGTCCCAAGAGCATGGCCATCATGAGCGAGATCTCCGGTGTCGTCTCTCACGACGATACCAAGAAGAACGTCGTCATCAAGGTCACGGGCAAGGACGAGACCGGCGCTGAGGTCGTTAAGAGCTACTCCATCCCCTTCACCCAGCACGCACGCGTCATGCCGGGCGACCGCGTGGAGAAGGGCGACATCATCACCCGCGAGGGCGTCCTGTATCCGCAGGATATTCTGGCCATCAAGGGTCTGAGCGACGTCCAGAACTACCTCATCAGCGAGGTCCAGAAGGTCTACCGTCTGCAGGGCGTTGAGATCAACGATAAGCATATCGAGGTCATCGTCCGTCAGATGTGCCGCAAGGTCCGCGTGACTGACTCCGGTTCTTCCGACCTCATCGGCGGCGCTCTGGCAAACCGTCTGGAAGTCGAGAACATCAACGCCGAGCTGCAGAAGCGGATCGACGCAGGCGAGCAGGGCATCAAGCTGGTCGAGTATCAGCAGGTGCTGCTGGGCATCACCAAGGCTGCTCTGGCCAACGAGTCCTTCCTGTCCGCCGCCTCCTTCCAGGAGACCACCCGCGTGCTGACCGAGGCCGCCATCAAGGGCAAGGTCGATCCGCTGGCCGGTCTGAAGGAGAATGTCATCATCGGTAAGCTCATCCCCGCAGGTACCGGTCTCCCGGAGGTGCGTGAGGATCTGGCCCGCCGTGAGGCAGAGCGTGACGCCGAGGTCGCCGCTGAGCAGGCAGCTGCTGCGCAGCAGTAATGTTCCGTCACAGCATTCTGTAAAGTAAATACGAAGAGCCGTCTTTGCGGAGCGCATCCGCAGGGGCGGCTCTTTTTGGGATAAACCTCTCCGTCACGGCTGACGCCGTGCCACCTCCCCTATCGAGGGGAGGCTTTGGCATATCGGAAAGCTTTCCCTCTTCGCCAGAGGCTCCCCTCGGTAGGGGAGCTGTCTGCGAAGCAGACTGAGAGGTTAAAATCAGCTGAATTGCCCTAAAAAATGAGCCAAGAATTATTTCGGCGAATAAAACAAAAAAATATTGGAAAAACTGTTGACATTCCTGATGAAAACGGGTATTATATAACTGTTGCGCGTCCCACACAGGGATAGTGCGGCAAAAAAGTCGGAAAATATCCGATGTTCATCATTAAGAAAGGAGAAAACCAATGCCTACTTTTAACCAGCTTGTACGCAAAGGCCGTCAGGTCCTGGCTACGAAGAGCACTGCTCCCGCCCTGCTGAAGAGCTACAATTCTCAGAAGAAACAGTATTCTGATCTGAACAGCCCCCAGAAGCGCGGTGTCTGCACTGCAGTCCGTACCATGACCCCCAAGAAGCCTAACTCTGCTCTGCGTAAGGTCGCCCGTGTCCGCCTCACGAATGGTATCGAGGTCACCTCTTACATTCCCGGTATCGGCCATAACCTGCAGGAGCACTCCGTCGTGCTGATCCGTGGCGGTCGTGTTAAGGACCTGCCCGGTGTGCGTTACCACATCATCCGTGGTACCCTGGATACTCAGGGTGTTGCAGGCCGTAATCAGGCCCGCTCCAAGTACGGCGCAAAGCGTCCTAAGGCCGGTGCTGCAAAGAAGTAATTGAGGAACGAACCGCCATAAACGGCTTTCCATTATATAAATAACAAGTCCGCAGAAAGTGCGGAGGGCAACAGTTTATGTAAGGTCAGCTCTTTGTGACACAACGGGAGTTTTATTACTTTCGAGTACCGATGATATCATTCTGTGAAGGAGGGAAGAAAGATGCCTAGAAGAGGTAACATTGCTAAGCGCGATGTCTTAGCTGATCCTATTTACAATTCCAAGATGGTCACCCGTCTGGTCAACAGCGTCATGCTGGACGGCAAGAAGGGCGTCGCTCAGAAGATCGTTTACGAGGCTTTCTCCATGATTCAGGAGAAGACCGGCAACGATCCTCTCGAGACTTTCGAGAAGGCGATGGAGAACATCATGCCCAGCCTCGAGTGCAAGACCCGCCGCGTTGGCGGTGCTAACTACCAGGTTCCTCTGGAAGTCAGCCCTGCCCGCCGCGAGACTCTGGGCCTGCGCTGGCTGACTGCTTACAGCCGCAGCCGTGGTGAGAAGACCATGGCACAGCGTCTGGCTGCTGAGATCATGGATGCTGCCAACAACACCGGCAACGCCGTGAAGAAGCGCGAGGATACCCACAAGATGGCCGAGGCCAACAAGGCTTTCGCTCATTTCCGTTATTGATCTGTTCTGTAGGAGGTTAATTTCATGGCTACTCCCAGAGAAGTTTCTCTTCAGATGACGAGAAATATCGGCATTATGGCCCACATCGATGCTGGTAAGACGACCACTACCGAGCGTATTCTGTACTACACCGGCATCAACCACAAGATCGGCGAGGTTCACGACGGCGGCGCTACCATGGACTGGATGGTTCAGGAGCAGGAGCGTGGTATCACCATCACCTCCGCAGCTAC is a genomic window containing:
- the rpsL gene encoding 30S ribosomal protein S12: MPTFNQLVRKGRQVLATKSTAPALLKSYNSQKKQYSDLNSPQKRGVCTAVRTMTPKKPNSALRKVARVRLTNGIEVTSYIPGIGHNLQEHSVVLIRGGRVKDLPGVRYHIIRGTLDTQGVAGRNQARSKYGAKRPKAGAAKK
- the rpsG gene encoding 30S ribosomal protein S7 — protein: MPRRGNIAKRDVLADPIYNSKMVTRLVNSVMLDGKKGVAQKIVYEAFSMIQEKTGNDPLETFEKAMENIMPSLECKTRRVGGANYQVPLEVSPARRETLGLRWLTAYSRSRGEKTMAQRLAAEIMDAANNTGNAVKKREDTHKMAEANKAFAHFRY